GTCGTCGTCAAGCCCACCCGCGGCGAACAGGGCAAGGGCATCACCGTCGGCGTCGACGGCCCCGAGGAACTGGATGCCGCATTGCGGCGGGCCCGTGAGGAGCATCCCGCGGTGCTGATCGAGCAGCGCGCTCCCGGCGACGACCTGCGGCTGGTGGTGATCGACGGCAAGGTGGTGGCGGCGGCGATACGCCGGCCCGCCGAGATCCTCGGCACCGGCCACCACACCATCCGCGAACTCATCGAGGCGCAGAGCAGGCGCAGGGCGGCCGCCACCGGCGGCGAGTCCCGAATCCCCATCGACGCCGTGACCGAGGCGACGGTCGCCGAGGCCGGGTACTCCTACGACGACGTGCTGCCCGAGGGCGAGAGCCTGCGGGTGCGCCGGACGGCGAACCTGCATCAGGGCGGCACGATCCACGATGTGACCGCGACGGTGAACCCGCACCTGTGCGAGGTCGCGGTCCGCGCCGCCGAGGCCATCGGCATACCCGTGACGGGTATCGACCTGTTGGTGCCCGACGTCACCGCGCCTGAGTACGTGTTCATCGAGGCGAACGAACGCCCCGGGCTGGCCAACCACGAGCCGCAGCCCACCGCAAAGGCTTTCGTCGACTTCCTCTTCCCGGGCAGCCCGGCACTACCGCAGGCATGGACGCCCGACGAGGCACCCACCCCGTAGCGCTACCAGGTGCTGGTGCGCATCACGATCTCGGCTGCCAGTTGCGCCGTCGACTCCTGGGCGTTGCGCCGCCCCAGCAACTCGACCATCCGATAGTCGCCGTACACGTAGCGCTGGCTGGCTTTGGCGACGGCACGCGCCGCCGCGGTGCTGACGAGCGCGGTGGTGTTCATCTCCACGGGCGGGCAGTCGCTGTCGCGTATCACCCCGGCCTGGTCCGCGACGCGCGGGTGGCCGCGGTCGATGACCACCAGACCGATGAACCGGTCCAGCCGCGTGGCGGCAAGCTCCCACGCAATTTCGCCGCCGACGCGGTCACCGACGAGCAGCGCCCACTTCACGTCGAGCGCATCGAGGATGCTGATCACCTTTTTCGCCGTCAGCCGTGGGGCCGGTGCGATGACGATGGTCCGGAGTGACGCGGTGTGCAGTCGTTGACATAGCGCGTCGTATGCGGCTGGCGGGCTGTTTGCGGCACCAAGCATCACGACGACGGACCCCTTCTCGGGGCCGGCGACATCGACGGGAATACCAATGCCGTCGACGGTGACCGTGGTGGGCGGCATTTGGGCCACGCTACCGCCGGTCACCATGGAGCGGGCCGATTTCGCCCCGAGCGGACGGCTCAGCTCGACTGTGCGCGCTCGGCCTGCTTCGCCGTGACATCCAGAAACGTCTGCGGCAGCGAACCTTTGACGGGAATCGACGGATTGGGTGTTGGAAACGCAATCCCGAACACCGCGGCGTGACCTACGTTCTCGAACGAGAAGTAGACAGATTCCGTTGCGTTGTTTAGTCGCATCGTCTGCTCGTACACCAGCGCGTCGGGCCGCGGTGTCTGCAGTCTGGTGGTGGTCATCGGAATGCCGGGTGCCGACGGATCGAAGTACGTCTCGTACTTGGCGCACCGTTCGGCGACGGCGGCCAACTTGTCGAGGTCCAGCCGCCACGTCAACACCGTGATGACCATCCGTGCGCCGTCGAAGGCGACGAGATACTCCGCCGCACTACCCGGACCGCGTTCGGCCGAGTCGGCGATCGCCCGGGTCAGTCCGTCCGAGCACCCTTCGGGTCGGGACAGCATCGCCGGCGGCGCCCCGACGCCGTCGGCCTGGCCGGGTTCGCGGTGGATGCGTTCGTACTGCACGCCCGCGGGGAAGTCGTCGGGGGTCAGCACCATCTTTTCGAGTCGCGCGCCGGGCCAGGTCGGGGTGCCTTGAATCGGCTGGGCGCAGCCTCCCGCAATGAGTGCCGCGGCGACGAGGACGAACACCTTGCGCCAGGTCATGGGGTCAGCCTAGTGGCGATCGTCGGCAGGCCCGGTG
The nucleotide sequence above comes from Mycolicibacterium moriokaense. Encoded proteins:
- a CDS encoding alpha/beta fold hydrolase; translated protein: MPPTTVTVDGIGIPVDVAGPEKGSVVVMLGAANSPPAAYDALCQRLHTASLRTIVIAPAPRLTAKKVISILDALDVKWALLVGDRVGGEIAWELAATRLDRFIGLVVIDRGHPRVADQAGVIRDSDCPPVEMNTTALVSTAAARAVAKASQRYVYGDYRMVELLGRRNAQESTAQLAAEIVMRTSTW